Proteins found in one Zingiber officinale cultivar Zhangliang unplaced genomic scaffold, Zo_v1.1 ctg63, whole genome shotgun sequence genomic segment:
- the LOC122037570 gene encoding spidroin-1-like, with product MAAGASKAPAPAPLSPEHAPGPSSAALHQNPRLHSGATGGEATAQGGEALAAAAVRGVGGDGGKAAAAQDVGGDDEGRVVEHGVGGGEVRAAAAQCGRGGGGDPRVTKETTGVAPPVGASEAMADAVQASVAARALVHLLLAACGGCGDGLTSGKMGATGETAPALQQACKDFGLSGRGVRTGCMGEGQGRAAGNPNPNPNPNFGAPEESWTQMDEVAGAAISTTRTTLGTQQRSLPALTPASSPELVAAIAEALAEVMRAWDASLAPTGEAGGDPTARTCRAVAGEGGLGRWK from the coding sequence ATGGCTGCCGGCGCTTCCAAAGCGCCGGCGCCGGCCCCCCTGTCGCCGGAGCATGCTCCCGGTCCTTCCTCGGCGGCCCTCCATCAAAACCCGCGGCTCCACAGCGGTGCAACGGGTGGGGAGGCGACGGCCCAAGGCGGCGAAGccctggcggcggcggcggtgcgAGGCGTCGGTGGGGATGGTGGCAAGGCGGCGGCAGCGCAGGATGTTGGTGGGGACGACGAAGGCAGGGTGGTGGAGCATGGCGTGGGTGGGGGTGAAGTTCGGGCGGCGGCGGCACAGTGCGGTCGTGGCGGAGGTGGCGATCCGCGCGTGACGAAGGAGACGACGGGCGTTGCCCCTCCTGTTGGCGCGAGCGAGGCGATGGCGGATGCTGTGCAGGCATCGGTGGCGGCCAGGGCGTTGGTGCACCTGCTGTTGGCGGCTTGCGGCGGCTGTGGAGACGGGCTGACCTCAGGGAAGATGGGGGCGACGGGGGAGACAGCTCCGGCGCTGCAGCAGGCGTGCAAGGACTTTGGGCTGTCGGGGAGAGGGGTGCGGACGGGCTGCATGGGCGAGGGACAGGGCAGGGCCGCCggcaaccctaaccctaaccctaaccctaattTTGGGGCGCCGGAGGAATCGTGGACGCAGATGGACGAGGTGGCTGGGGCGGCGATCTCGACGACGCGCACGACCTTGGGGACGCAGCAGAGGTCGCTGCCTGCCCTGACGCCGGCGTCTTCGCCGGAGCTGGTGGCGGCGATCGCGGAGGCCTTGGCGGAGGTGATGCGGGCATGGGACGCCTCCTTGGCGCCAACCGGGGAAGCAGGTGGGGACCCAACGGCGAGGACATGCCGAGCAGTGGCCGGAGAGGGTGGTCTTGGCCGGTGGAAGTAG